The Rhea pennata isolate bPtePen1 chromosome 9, bPtePen1.pri, whole genome shotgun sequence genome has a segment encoding these proteins:
- the IL12A gene encoding interleukin-12 subunit alpha, which translates to MQAFNTLGFDCTLEELDLEDITKNQINTIKACTSEDSGTGNCPVLERSTFNTSKCLQGIYEDLKAYRAELKNFSDQNVLTTIDEMMKALRNSSTSVLQPSSNTGSTFKDRMRLCSVLHAFRIRTVTINRMMNYLTSLESSL; encoded by the exons atGCAGGCGTTTAACACACTAGGATTTGACTGCACCCTTGAAGAGCTTGATCTTGAAGATATCACTAAGAACCAGATCAACACGATAAAAGCTTGTACATCTGAGGATTCAGgg ACTGGAAACTGTCCAGTGCTGGAAAGATCTACTTTTAATACG AGTAAATGCCTGCAAGGTATCTATGAAGACCTGAAGGCCTATAGGGCAGAGCTGAAGAATTTCAGTGATCAAAATGTGTTGACAACCATAGATGAGATGATGAAA GCTCTGAGGAACAGCAGCACGAGCGTGCTGCAGCCATCGTCGAACACAGGATCGACTTTTAAAGACAGAATGAGACTATGCAGCGTTCTTCATGCTTTCCGAATCCGCACTGTGACCATAAACAGGATGATGAACTACTTGACTTCTCTGGAAAGCTCGCTGTAA
- the LOC134144234 gene encoding uncharacterized protein LOC134144234 yields MRRRAAGPQVPRSGTEALSAGEADADACITNGDGSADERKPGEDSSASDSSSTSGDESDTEESDVRKSDEEQEKKESPPPPPPHCNESGANSMPPCEHCGNENVQKEQVTPRRLSGEQYLLKLEGEGTYQCSVTGLIFEVTEAVAVTYSVLSWSKYAALVGDAWTVGGPLFDVGCASAAALRAISFPHALCLGDGTTRPAFKVLHVQKGGGAALEPPAEYSPSHVRWLVSSLSPVGPLLRAEEPLLYHGAVVLYKVVDSHPSLSFRVYVATNNDSFIKDISRAVKHSNKKFIKIDKPPVCQKLLQKGKRYRLVCEPEAEITPEEIEFVDGSLLKLKSYIEVYLEKPDDFTLSLVELESDAIVWKAKLRESDWIHHEQNRNEQKRSTVSTKRRKSTHSFSEDEEYYQKKWKGSSTADGVKAKSLLTDQQLMAIAKRFGREWKEIAIECLQLEMKDIHQIQAKEEEVNIHKFLMLSKWRDREQSNGTAQSLYDSLKDKVSYDVLEVLEGFLAQ; encoded by the exons atgaggcgccgcgccgccggcccgcagGTGCCGCGCAG CGGGACCGAAGCCCTCTCTGCCGGCGAAGCAG ACGCAGATGCCTGCATCACCAACGGCGACGGATCGGCTGATGAGCGTAAACCAG GAGAGGACAGTTCTGCCAGTGACTCCAGCAGTACCTCTGGAGATGAGTCAG ATACTGAGGAGTCGGATGTGAGAAAGTCAG atgaagaacaagaaaagaaagagtcaccaccaccaccaccaccacactgcAATGAATCAG GAGCGAACTCCATGCCGCCCTGTGAACACTGCGGAAATGAAAAc GTCCAGAAGGAGCAGGTGACCCCGAGGAgactttctggagagcagtactt GCTGAAGCTGGAAGGCGAGGGCACTTACCAGTGCAGCGTCACCGGCCTCATCTTCGAGGTGACCGAGGCGGTGGCCGTCACCTACTCGGTGCTGTCGTGGAGCAAGTATGCGGCCTTGGTGGGAGACGCCTGGACGGTGGGCGGCCCGCTCTTCGACGTGGGCTGCGCCTCGGCCGCGGCGCTGAGGGCCATCAGCTTCCCCCACGCGCTGTGCCTGGGTG ACGGTACCACGCGCCCGGCCTTCAAGGTGCTGCACGTCCAGAAAGGAGGTGGCGCGGCGCTGGAGCCGCCGGCCGAGTACTCGCCGTCGCACGTGCGGTGGCTGGTGAGCTCGCTGTCCCCCGTGGGGCCCCTGCTGCGGGCCGAGGAGCCCCTACTCTACCACGGCGCCGTGGTCCTCTACAAGGTGGTTGACAGCCacccttccctctccttccgCGTCTACGTGGCCACCAACAACGACTCCTTCATAAAG GATATATCGAGGGCGGTGAAACATTCCAACAAGAAATTCATTAAAATCGACAAGCCCCCTGTCTGTCAAAAattactgcagaaaggaaagagatacCGCCTGGTTTGCGAGCCGGAAGCTGAGATCACTCCGGAG GAGATTGAGTTTGTGGATGGATCTCTCTTGAAGCTGAAAAGTTACATTGAGGTCTATTTGGAGAAGCCGGATGACTTTACCTTGTCCTTAGTCGAACTGGAGTCCGACGCGATCGTGTGGAAGGCGAAACTAAGGGAGA GTGACTGGATACATCACGAGCAGAACAGGAACGAGCAGAAGAGAAGCACAGTCA GTACCAAAAGACGTAAATCCACCCACAGCTTCTCTGAAGATGAAGAATACTACCAGAAAAAGTGGAAGGGCAGCAGTACTGCAG ACGGCGTTAAAGCGAAAAGCTTACTGACTGACCAGCAACTGATGGCGATCGCCAAGAGGTTTGGCAGAGAGTGGAAAGAAATTGCCATCGAGTGTCTTCAGCTAGAAATGAAAGACATTCATCAGATTCAGGCGAAGGAGGAGGAAGTCAACATTCATAAATTTCTGATGTTAAGCAAGTGGAGGGacagagagcagagcaatgGAACGGCACAAAGTCTCTACGACAGTCTCAAAGATAAGGTGTCGTACGACGTACTTGAAGTACTAGAAG GCTTTTTGGCTCAGTGA